One window from the genome of Rhodococcus sp. ABRD24 encodes:
- a CDS encoding TetR/AcrR family transcriptional regulator, protein MTDLQPDQGEQALSRRSRAKADRRRQLLGAAARLIAERGFHGVRLEDLGAAVGISGPAVYRHFPNKDALLDELLTDISLRLLYGGTDVAENTADPRTALEQLVDFHLDFALGEPDLIRVQDRDLHSLPDEARHRVRQAQRRYVEIWVGVLRRVDPALNETCARIAAHGTFGLINSTPYSAVSPSPDNAGGETNGDMTRTVLRRMALAALLADSA, encoded by the coding sequence ATGACCGATCTCCAGCCAGACCAGGGCGAACAGGCCCTCAGCCGCCGCAGCCGCGCGAAGGCCGACCGCCGGCGCCAGCTGCTCGGCGCAGCGGCACGGCTGATCGCCGAGCGCGGATTCCACGGCGTACGTCTGGAAGACCTGGGCGCAGCGGTCGGCATCAGCGGTCCAGCTGTGTACCGACACTTCCCCAACAAGGACGCGCTGCTGGACGAACTACTCACCGACATCAGCCTGCGACTGCTCTACGGCGGAACAGACGTCGCGGAGAACACCGCCGACCCACGAACGGCCCTCGAGCAACTTGTCGACTTTCACCTCGACTTCGCGCTCGGCGAACCCGATCTCATCCGCGTGCAGGACCGCGACCTGCACTCACTGCCCGACGAGGCCCGCCACCGCGTGCGACAGGCACAGCGCCGGTACGTCGAGATCTGGGTCGGTGTGCTGCGCCGGGTCGATCCCGCACTGAACGAGACGTGCGCCCGAATCGCTGCACACGGCACGTTCGGCCTGATCAACTCCACCCCGTACAGCGCAGTGTCCCCGTCCCCCGACAACGCGGGCGGTGAGACGAACGGGGACATGACACGCACGGTGCTGCGGCGGATGGCCCTCGCCGCGCTGCTGGCGGATTCCGCGTAG
- a CDS encoding GlsB/YeaQ/YmgE family stress response membrane protein gives MGEIIGTIIFGAVIGVLARLVLPGRQPMGWIITVVIGIAGALIGYWLWGALGGTDTSGIDWWRWVISIAAAAVLALGYTAITARRR, from the coding sequence ATGGGCGAGATCATCGGGACGATCATCTTCGGCGCAGTCATCGGTGTGCTGGCGCGTCTGGTACTCCCTGGCAGGCAGCCGATGGGCTGGATCATCACAGTCGTGATCGGTATCGCCGGCGCACTCATCGGGTACTGGTTGTGGGGTGCCCTCGGTGGCACCGACACATCCGGAATCGATTGGTGGCGTTGGGTGATCAGCATCGCCGCGGCGGCCGTGCTGGCTCTCGGCTACACAGCGATTACCGCCAGGCGGCGGTGA
- a CDS encoding NDMA-dependent alcohol dehydrogenase, whose protein sequence is MKTKAAVLLEAGKPFEIMELDLDGPGPGEVLIKYTAAGLCHSDLHLTDGDLPPRYPIVGGHEGSGIIEEVGPGVTKVKPGDHVVCSFIPNCGTCRYCATGRQNLCDMGATILEGSMPDGSFRFHSGGKDFGAMCMLGTFSERATISQHSVVKVDEWLPLETAVLVGCGVPSGWGTAVYAGDVRAGDIVVIYGVGGLGINAVQGAVHSGAKYVVVVDPVEFKRETALKFGASHAYASAAEAAEKVNELSWGQGADAALILVGTVDEDVVSAATAVIGKGGTVVITGLADPSKLTVHVSGTDLTLNEKTIKGTLFGSANPQYDIVRLLRLYDAGKLALDELVTTRYSLEDVNQGYQDLRDGKNIRGVIVHAS, encoded by the coding sequence ATGAAGACCAAGGCCGCTGTTCTGCTCGAGGCCGGAAAGCCGTTCGAGATCATGGAACTGGACCTGGACGGACCCGGTCCCGGCGAGGTTCTGATCAAGTACACGGCCGCGGGGCTGTGCCACTCGGACCTGCACCTCACCGACGGTGACCTGCCGCCACGTTATCCCATCGTCGGTGGGCACGAGGGCTCCGGGATCATCGAGGAGGTCGGCCCCGGCGTCACCAAGGTCAAGCCGGGCGATCACGTGGTGTGCAGCTTCATTCCCAATTGCGGCACGTGCCGCTACTGCGCCACCGGGCGGCAGAACCTGTGCGACATGGGCGCGACCATCCTCGAGGGCTCGATGCCCGACGGTTCGTTCCGCTTCCATTCGGGCGGAAAGGACTTCGGAGCGATGTGCATGCTCGGAACGTTCTCCGAGCGTGCCACCATCTCGCAGCACTCGGTCGTCAAGGTCGACGAGTGGTTGCCGCTCGAGACGGCTGTTCTGGTCGGGTGCGGTGTTCCGTCCGGCTGGGGGACCGCGGTCTACGCCGGTGACGTCCGCGCTGGCGACATCGTCGTGATCTACGGTGTCGGCGGGCTCGGCATCAACGCCGTCCAGGGCGCGGTGCACTCGGGCGCCAAGTACGTCGTCGTGGTCGATCCCGTCGAGTTCAAGCGGGAGACAGCGCTGAAGTTCGGTGCCAGCCACGCGTATGCGTCCGCCGCCGAGGCTGCGGAGAAGGTCAACGAGCTCAGCTGGGGTCAGGGCGCCGACGCTGCCCTGATCCTGGTCGGCACCGTCGACGAGGACGTCGTCTCGGCGGCGACCGCCGTGATCGGTAAGGGGGGCACCGTCGTCATCACCGGTCTCGCGGATCCGTCGAAGCTGACCGTCCACGTCTCGGGCACCGATCTGACGCTCAACGAGAAGACGATCAAGGGCACGTTATTCGGTTCCGCCAACCCGCAGTATGACATCGTCCGTCTGCTCCGCCTGTACGACGCGGGCAAGCTCGCGCTGGACGAACTGGTCACCACGCGCTACTCCCTCGAGGACGTCAATCAGGGCTACCAGGACCTTCGGGACGGCAAGAACATTCGCGGCGTGATCGTGCACGCATCGTAG
- a CDS encoding aldehyde dehydrogenase family protein — translation MTVVAEQAVSPRVREFLAGTKQLYIGGEFVDAASGRTFVTHDPATGDRLADVAHGEAADIDRAVRAARRAFDEGPWASMKPNERERMIWRVGDLLTERAAEFGQLEALDNGKSAAIASAVDTAWAADVFRYYAGWATKIEGSTVNVSMPFAPGGEFHAYTLREPVGVCGLIVPWNFPLLMASWKLAPALAAGNTVILKPAEQTPLTALMLAEVFEEAGFPPGVVNIVPGFGDAGAALSAHDDVDKVAFTGSTEVGKKIVDAAKGNLKKVSLELGGKSPNIVFADADFDEAVQGSLNAWLFNHGQCCVAGTRLYVEDSIFERFTEAVAEAASRVKIGPGLDPTTELGPLVSQEQFDRVTGYLRDGLADGARALTGGKRWGETGYFVEPTVLVDVKPEFSVVREEIFGPVVAAMPFDADEGIVTAANDSIYGLAAGIWTRDISKAHRTARRLKAGSVWVNQYNGFDTAMPFGGYKQSGWGRELGASGIDAFTQTKSVNVAL, via the coding sequence ATGACAGTCGTTGCCGAGCAAGCCGTTTCGCCGCGGGTCCGCGAGTTCCTGGCCGGCACCAAGCAGCTGTACATCGGGGGTGAGTTCGTCGACGCGGCGTCCGGACGCACCTTCGTCACACACGATCCCGCGACCGGAGACCGGCTCGCCGACGTCGCGCACGGTGAGGCTGCCGACATCGACCGCGCTGTGCGGGCGGCACGGCGCGCGTTCGACGAGGGGCCGTGGGCCTCGATGAAGCCGAACGAGCGGGAACGGATGATCTGGCGGGTCGGCGACCTACTGACGGAGCGCGCAGCGGAGTTCGGTCAGCTCGAGGCGCTCGACAACGGCAAGTCCGCCGCGATCGCGTCGGCGGTCGACACGGCGTGGGCTGCCGACGTCTTCCGCTACTACGCAGGCTGGGCTACCAAGATCGAGGGCAGCACGGTCAATGTATCGATGCCGTTCGCGCCCGGCGGCGAGTTTCATGCCTACACGCTGCGCGAGCCCGTCGGAGTATGCGGATTGATAGTGCCGTGGAACTTCCCGCTGCTGATGGCGTCGTGGAAGCTGGCACCCGCCCTCGCGGCCGGCAACACCGTGATCCTCAAGCCTGCCGAGCAGACGCCGCTCACGGCACTGATGCTCGCCGAGGTGTTCGAGGAGGCCGGATTCCCGCCCGGTGTCGTGAACATCGTGCCGGGCTTCGGTGATGCCGGGGCCGCGCTGTCGGCGCACGACGACGTCGACAAGGTCGCCTTCACCGGTTCCACCGAGGTGGGAAAGAAGATCGTCGACGCCGCGAAGGGCAACCTCAAGAAGGTATCGCTCGAGCTCGGTGGCAAGAGCCCCAACATCGTGTTCGCCGACGCCGATTTCGATGAGGCAGTACAGGGTTCGCTCAATGCCTGGCTGTTCAACCACGGTCAGTGCTGTGTTGCCGGCACCCGCCTGTACGTCGAGGACAGCATCTTCGAACGCTTCACCGAGGCTGTTGCCGAGGCCGCGAGCAGGGTCAAGATCGGCCCGGGACTCGACCCCACGACCGAGCTCGGACCGCTGGTGTCGCAGGAGCAGTTCGATCGGGTCACCGGCTACCTGCGCGACGGACTCGCCGACGGCGCCCGCGCGCTGACCGGCGGCAAGCGCTGGGGCGAGACTGGCTACTTCGTCGAGCCGACCGTTCTGGTCGACGTCAAGCCCGAATTCAGTGTCGTGCGGGAGGAGATCTTCGGGCCCGTCGTCGCGGCTATGCCGTTCGACGCGGACGAGGGCATCGTCACCGCCGCCAACGATTCCATCTACGGTCTCGCTGCCGGCATCTGGACCAGGGACATCTCGAAGGCGCACCGCACGGCCCGACGGCTCAAGGCCGGGTCGGTGTGGGTCAACCAGTACAACGGCTTCGATACCGCGATGCCGTTCGGCGGCTACAAGCAGTCCGGCTGGGGACGCGAGCTCGGCGCGTCGGGCATCGACGCCTTCACCCAGACCAAGTCCGTCAACGTCGCGCTCTGA
- a CDS encoding helix-turn-helix domain-containing protein, which translates to MHGLRPEIELSWKRSKLSGIDPARVPEPTLLDPSDSAGRLLRAARPVLDELGVQLSGTGCGILLVDRDCRVVSRVFDSDAMRSAMEGVGVLPGVALSEDTYGTNALGTPFEVRQGLVIHGHEHFLESFRQFSCYGHPIVHPVTRRIEGILDITATEKTANPLFAPFLARAVRDIEARLLEGARESDRRVVDAFQRAARQRGLAVAAMGQDIMLTNKAAVEMLAPSDHAALRTLAADVPAGESRRLDFVLSTGGSTGLRIDRVAGADSGALFLLDVGDMRSPVRRTATPQDATSRLRRRLRELRSGTGALALVGEPGSGRTWAAREFADGALDMLEVVDAAQIVGQGEREWSASLLAVVARSPEYLLIEHVHLAPEPVLALVASLVANSGGPRIVLTSDPTDSVSPAVRDLLARCGNQVAVPTLRQRIRELDGLVVALARKLGRADLRLGPSALAALCEHTWPGNLVELRAVLAGLPDKPDGSPIRALDLPEDYRAPGRVARLGGRERAERDAIVEALSESGGNKVHAAARLGISRTTLYSRIRALDITV; encoded by the coding sequence GTGCACGGGTTGCGGCCGGAAATCGAATTGTCCTGGAAGCGTTCGAAGCTCAGCGGCATCGACCCCGCCCGGGTGCCGGAGCCGACGCTCCTCGACCCGTCGGACTCGGCCGGCCGGTTGCTGCGAGCGGCCCGTCCGGTGCTCGATGAACTCGGGGTTCAGCTGTCGGGGACGGGATGTGGCATCCTGCTGGTCGACCGGGACTGCCGCGTCGTGTCGCGGGTGTTCGACTCCGACGCGATGCGGTCCGCGATGGAGGGCGTCGGGGTACTACCGGGTGTCGCGCTCAGCGAGGACACGTACGGCACCAACGCGCTCGGTACGCCGTTCGAAGTACGGCAGGGTCTCGTGATCCACGGCCACGAGCATTTCCTCGAGTCATTCCGGCAGTTCAGTTGCTATGGGCACCCGATCGTCCATCCCGTCACCCGCCGGATCGAGGGCATACTCGACATCACCGCGACGGAGAAGACCGCCAACCCGTTGTTCGCGCCGTTCCTGGCCCGGGCCGTGCGCGATATCGAGGCCCGGTTGCTCGAGGGTGCCCGCGAATCGGATCGGCGGGTGGTCGATGCCTTCCAGCGCGCGGCGCGCCAACGCGGGCTCGCGGTGGCCGCGATGGGGCAGGACATCATGCTCACCAACAAGGCCGCGGTGGAAATGCTCGCACCCAGCGATCACGCCGCGCTGCGCACGCTCGCCGCGGACGTTCCGGCCGGTGAGTCGCGCAGGCTGGACTTCGTGCTGTCGACGGGCGGGAGCACCGGACTGCGGATCGACCGGGTTGCGGGTGCGGACAGCGGCGCGCTCTTCCTGCTCGACGTCGGCGACATGCGGTCTCCGGTCCGGCGCACCGCGACGCCACAGGATGCGACCTCGAGACTGCGGCGTCGGCTTCGTGAGTTGCGTTCCGGGACCGGCGCTCTCGCCCTCGTTGGGGAGCCGGGCAGTGGCCGGACGTGGGCGGCGCGCGAGTTCGCGGACGGCGCGCTCGACATGCTCGAGGTGGTCGACGCGGCGCAGATCGTCGGTCAGGGCGAGCGCGAATGGTCGGCGAGCCTGCTCGCGGTCGTTGCGCGCAGCCCCGAGTACCTGCTGATCGAGCACGTGCACCTGGCTCCCGAACCGGTTCTGGCGCTCGTCGCGTCACTCGTCGCGAACTCCGGCGGGCCACGGATCGTGCTCACGAGCGACCCCACCGACAGTGTGTCGCCGGCTGTTCGGGATCTGCTCGCGCGGTGCGGGAATCAGGTGGCCGTCCCCACGCTGCGCCAGCGGATTCGTGAACTCGATGGCCTCGTGGTGGCCCTGGCGAGGAAACTCGGCCGCGCTGATCTGCGGTTGGGACCGAGCGCGCTCGCCGCGCTGTGCGAGCACACATGGCCGGGCAATCTCGTTGAACTACGCGCCGTGCTCGCGGGTCTTCCCGACAAGCCGGACGGCAGCCCGATCCGGGCCCTGGATCTGCCGGAGGATTATCGCGCGCCGGGCAGGGTGGCGCGCCTCGGTGGCCGTGAGCGGGCCGAACGGGACGCAATAGTCGAGGCGCTGAGCGAGAGCGGCGGCAACAAGGTGCATGCCGCGGCACGACTGGGGATCAGTCGCACGACGCTCTACAGCCGAATCCGTGCGCTCGACATCACCGTCTGA
- a CDS encoding AMP-binding protein: MTTTSLSESLPSYASGTWDAPMLGDTIGDNFDRTVAAHGDRDALVDRGSGRRWTYSELAVDVDVVASGLLGLGVGKGDRVGIWAPNCAEWTMVQYATAKIGAILVNINPAYRSHELRYVLNQAGIRTLIAARSFKTSDYAAMIEQVRPECAALGDVLLLGSREWEALVAEGRAALDVGRETLARAQASLSADDPINIQYTSGTTGFPKGATLSHHNILNNGYFVGELCGYTEQDRVCIPVPFYHCFGMVMGNLACTSHGAAMVIPGPAFDPAATLAAVQAERCTSLYGVPTMFIAELADPGFDTYDLSSLRTGIMAGSPCPVEVMKQVIERMGMSEVSICYGMTETSPVSLQTRRDDSIDQRVSTVGRVGPHLEVKIVDPATGLTVPRGEPGELCTRGYSVMLGYWNSSDETVGAEPAERPYKLGPIDSARWMHTGDIGVMDSDGYVAITGRIKDMVIRGGENVYPREIEEFLYTHPDILDAQVIGVPDPKYGEELMVWIRLRDGADPLDAEKVRAFCTGRLAHYKIPRYVHLVDEFPMTVTGKIRKVEMREMSLELIDRV; the protein is encoded by the coding sequence ATGACCACAACTTCGCTGTCAGAGTCCCTGCCGAGTTACGCCTCGGGCACATGGGACGCGCCCATGTTGGGCGACACCATCGGCGACAACTTCGACCGTACGGTCGCGGCGCACGGTGACCGCGACGCGCTGGTCGATCGCGGGTCCGGTCGGCGATGGACTTACAGTGAACTGGCCGTCGACGTCGACGTGGTCGCATCGGGGCTGCTCGGTCTCGGCGTCGGCAAGGGCGACCGGGTCGGTATCTGGGCGCCGAATTGCGCCGAGTGGACGATGGTGCAGTACGCCACCGCGAAGATCGGCGCGATCCTGGTCAACATCAATCCGGCCTATCGCTCCCATGAACTGCGGTACGTGCTGAATCAGGCGGGCATCCGCACGCTGATCGCCGCGCGGTCGTTCAAGACGTCCGACTACGCGGCCATGATCGAGCAGGTTCGTCCGGAGTGCGCGGCGCTGGGCGATGTCTTGTTGCTGGGCTCGCGCGAGTGGGAGGCGCTGGTCGCCGAGGGTCGGGCGGCGCTCGACGTCGGACGCGAGACGCTTGCGCGAGCGCAGGCATCGCTGTCCGCCGACGATCCCATCAATATCCAGTACACTTCGGGGACAACAGGATTCCCGAAGGGGGCGACGCTCAGCCACCACAACATCCTCAACAACGGGTACTTCGTCGGCGAGTTGTGTGGCTACACCGAGCAGGACCGTGTGTGCATTCCGGTGCCCTTCTACCATTGCTTCGGCATGGTGATGGGCAATCTCGCGTGCACCAGTCACGGGGCGGCGATGGTGATTCCCGGTCCGGCATTCGACCCTGCCGCGACACTGGCGGCGGTGCAGGCCGAGCGGTGTACGTCGTTGTACGGGGTGCCGACGATGTTCATCGCCGAACTCGCCGATCCCGGATTCGACACTTACGACCTGTCGAGTCTGCGCACCGGCATCATGGCCGGCTCGCCCTGCCCGGTCGAGGTGATGAAGCAGGTCATCGAGCGTATGGGTATGAGCGAGGTGTCGATCTGTTACGGGATGACCGAGACGTCTCCGGTGTCGCTGCAGACCCGCCGCGACGACAGCATCGACCAGCGGGTCTCCACCGTGGGGCGGGTCGGACCACACCTCGAGGTCAAGATCGTGGACCCCGCGACCGGGCTGACGGTGCCGCGTGGTGAGCCCGGCGAGCTGTGTACGCGCGGGTACTCGGTGATGCTCGGCTACTGGAACAGCTCCGATGAGACGGTAGGAGCGGAGCCGGCGGAGCGACCGTACAAGCTGGGGCCGATCGATTCCGCGCGGTGGATGCATACCGGTGACATCGGTGTGATGGACTCCGACGGCTACGTTGCGATCACCGGGCGGATCAAGGACATGGTGATCCGCGGCGGCGAGAACGTCTATCCGCGGGAGATCGAGGAGTTCCTCTACACCCACCCCGACATTCTCGACGCCCAGGTGATCGGGGTGCCCGATCCGAAGTACGGCGAGGAACTGATGGTGTGGATCCGCCTACGTGATGGTGCGGACCCGCTCGACGCGGAGAAGGTGCGGGCATTCTGCACCGGACGCCTCGCCCACTACAAGATCCCGCGGTACGTCCACCTGGTCGACGAGTTCCCGATGACGGTGACGGGCAAGATCCGCAAGGTCGAGATGCGGGAGATGTCGCTCGAACTGATCGATCGAGTCTGA
- a CDS encoding MFS transporter yields MTTVSPSADSAIATPPPRTSVSRVAIASCIGTTIEFYDFFIYGTAAALVFPKVFFPALGSTAGTVASFATFAVAFIARPVGAMLFGHYGDRIGRKKTLVSTLLLMGVSTLLIGLLPGAETIGVAAPIILVLLRFGQGFAVGGEWAGATLLTAEYAPPDKRGLYAMFPQLGPAIAFILSSSTFLITGAVLGDANETFLTWGWRVPFVFSIVLVGIGLYMRLAIEETPVFRAQQAETAASGPRTLPFLDAWRHQTKEILLSAGALATLFAFFYMGTAFLTSYGTKTLGFSRPFVLVVGIVAAVVFGAAIVVSALYSDRIGRRRVIMLSCVLAVGWALALFPLLDTGSPAAFVIGMCVTLAIFGMAYGPCGALLPEMFHTRYRYTGAGLGYNLAGVLGGAIPPLIAAPLASAFGSFAIGLMLAVLGVVSFVCTKALVETKDRAL; encoded by the coding sequence ATGACGACTGTGTCGCCATCGGCCGACTCCGCGATTGCCACCCCACCCCCGCGCACCAGCGTGAGCAGAGTGGCCATCGCGAGTTGCATCGGCACGACGATCGAGTTCTACGACTTCTTCATCTACGGAACAGCCGCCGCACTGGTCTTCCCGAAGGTCTTCTTCCCGGCGCTCGGTTCCACGGCCGGCACGGTCGCATCGTTCGCGACGTTCGCGGTCGCGTTCATCGCACGACCGGTGGGTGCGATGCTGTTCGGGCACTACGGTGACCGGATCGGGCGCAAGAAGACGCTCGTCTCGACTCTGCTGCTGATGGGTGTTTCGACGCTCCTGATCGGTCTGCTGCCCGGAGCCGAGACCATCGGTGTCGCCGCACCGATCATCCTGGTGCTGCTGCGATTCGGCCAAGGTTTCGCTGTCGGCGGCGAATGGGCCGGTGCGACACTGCTCACCGCCGAGTACGCGCCGCCGGACAAGCGCGGGCTGTACGCGATGTTCCCGCAGTTGGGTCCGGCCATCGCATTCATACTGTCCAGTAGCACTTTCCTCATCACCGGAGCTGTGCTCGGCGATGCCAACGAAACCTTCCTCACCTGGGGCTGGCGCGTGCCGTTCGTGTTCTCCATCGTCCTGGTCGGCATCGGCCTGTACATGCGCCTGGCCATCGAGGAGACCCCGGTGTTCCGTGCGCAGCAGGCGGAGACCGCCGCATCCGGACCGCGGACGCTGCCGTTCCTCGACGCGTGGCGTCACCAGACCAAGGAGATCCTGCTCTCGGCCGGTGCGCTGGCGACCCTGTTTGCGTTCTTTTACATGGGCACCGCGTTCCTCACCAGCTATGGAACCAAGACCCTCGGGTTCAGTCGCCCGTTCGTGCTCGTGGTCGGCATCGTCGCGGCGGTCGTTTTCGGTGCGGCCATTGTCGTCTCGGCGCTGTACTCGGACCGGATCGGGCGCCGCCGGGTCATCATGCTGTCCTGTGTCCTCGCGGTCGGCTGGGCGCTGGCCCTGTTCCCGCTCCTCGACACGGGATCCCCGGCGGCGTTCGTCATCGGAATGTGCGTGACGCTGGCGATCTTCGGGATGGCCTACGGGCCGTGCGGTGCACTCCTGCCGGAGATGTTCCACACCCGCTACCGCTACACCGGCGCCGGGCTCGGTTACAACCTCGCGGGTGTGCTTGGTGGCGCGATCCCGCCGCTGATCGCGGCACCACTGGCTTCGGCTTTCGGGAGCTTCGCGATCGGCCTGATGCTCGCGGTGCTCGGCGTCGTCAGCTTCGTGTGCACCAAGGCGCTGGTCGAGACGAAGGACCGCGCACTCTGA
- a CDS encoding YoaK family protein encodes MVIHYPRGLIVVAVFLSGMAGFVDAMGFITLGGFFVSFMSGNSTKLAVSAADGLVHTALTGAGVVGLFIVGVMIGSVTGRRAGARHRPAVLSLVTVLLLAAATAHLVGSTPLAISFMVAAMGAENTTFEREGEVSISLTYMTGTLVKMGQRLVTALSGGERWGWLRYFMLWVAMVAGAFLGATAHRFIGLGALWIAVLWGAVLTVAIARMPPGMPAVSRRWG; translated from the coding sequence ATGGTGATTCACTATCCGCGGGGCTTGATCGTCGTCGCGGTATTCCTCTCCGGCATGGCCGGATTCGTGGACGCGATGGGTTTCATCACTCTCGGCGGGTTCTTCGTCTCTTTCATGAGCGGAAACTCGACCAAGCTCGCCGTGTCCGCGGCCGACGGCCTCGTGCACACGGCCTTGACGGGCGCGGGGGTCGTCGGGCTTTTCATCGTCGGCGTGATGATCGGGTCCGTGACCGGCCGCCGTGCGGGAGCCCGTCACCGGCCCGCCGTGCTGTCGCTCGTGACCGTACTGCTGCTCGCGGCCGCGACGGCCCACCTCGTCGGCTCGACCCCGCTCGCGATCTCCTTCATGGTCGCGGCGATGGGTGCCGAGAACACCACGTTCGAACGTGAGGGCGAGGTGAGCATCAGCCTGACCTACATGACGGGGACGCTGGTGAAGATGGGTCAACGCCTCGTGACCGCGCTGAGTGGGGGCGAACGCTGGGGGTGGTTGCGGTACTTCATGCTGTGGGTGGCCATGGTGGCCGGCGCATTCCTGGGCGCCACCGCGCACCGTTTCATCGGGCTGGGTGCGCTGTGGATCGCGGTCCTGTGGGGCGCCGTGCTGACGGTGGCGATTGCCCGGATGCCGCCCGGCATGCCCGCCGTCTCCCGACGGTGGGGGTGA
- a CDS encoding transposase has protein sequence MNALSVPGSGLDEPEPDDQKRYRLRRGSRGGCRVGFDTAKYKGRNIVEQSSATFGQWRGLASRYDELGPTYRAGVVLSAVRIWLRSLDE, from the coding sequence ATGAACGCATTGTCGGTGCCCGGATCGGGTCTGGACGAGCCCGAACCCGACGACCAGAAGCGCTACCGCCTCCGGCGGGGCAGCCGCGGTGGCTGCCGGGTCGGCTTTGACACCGCGAAATACAAGGGCCGCAACATCGTCGAACAGTCCTCCGCGACCTTCGGGCAGTGGCGTGGACTGGCCTCACGCTACGACGAACTCGGACCCACCTACCGTGCGGGTGTGGTCCTCTCGGCGGTGCGCATCTGGCTGAGGTCCCTCGACGAATAG
- a CDS encoding FAD-dependent monooxygenase, producing the protein MDSPVMIVGRGPVGMTTALLLARWGVPSVIVDPMRADQTLPGSKAVLIAGHVIAITDPIGIGTTIADEGVAWTKTRTFIRGKEISATDVSTAPGLLPKLVNLTQKRVEELLLERLLAEPLITVMSESTVLDFVDDGDRVKVRVETSSGEKVLTTSWLVGCDGSRSTVRKTLGIPFEGYGHEENFFIVDISADLPFPNERHFHFDPEFNPGRTVLIHPQPNSTWHLDWQVGPDVDAEEEKASGRLDQRIRSIIGGVDYDLHWFTTYQFKQLRARDFRKGRCFLVGDAAHLTSPYGARGMNSGLADAENLAWRLALVVRGDAAESLLDGYSTEREYTSTENLEITGATARFMCPGTTRERLTRRATLAIARMIPAARSRVDSGQIYAAVTYPPALLGSNTEDSSGVSVGTIAPDSVIRAADSSVTRLGQLLRHGVALLIFAGSDPARPGDVARDVLDSVPPELPFTVVEVVRGVPSDTGTSRHVRVHDVDGSLHAQWCPPRVPADGLAYIIRPDAYVAARSPLNSRRITNALDSIFELRVPEKGMVQ; encoded by the coding sequence ATGGACAGCCCCGTGATGATTGTCGGGCGTGGACCGGTCGGCATGACGACTGCGCTGCTGCTCGCTCGCTGGGGCGTACCCAGTGTGATCGTTGATCCGATGCGCGCAGATCAGACTCTGCCAGGTTCCAAAGCCGTCCTCATCGCAGGACACGTGATCGCCATAACGGACCCGATCGGCATCGGTACCACCATCGCCGATGAGGGCGTTGCCTGGACGAAGACACGTACATTCATTCGGGGCAAGGAGATCTCGGCAACCGATGTGTCGACGGCTCCCGGTTTGCTTCCCAAGCTCGTCAACCTGACCCAAAAGCGCGTCGAGGAACTCTTACTCGAGCGACTGCTTGCCGAACCCCTGATTACAGTCATGTCCGAGTCCACCGTGCTCGATTTCGTCGACGACGGGGACCGTGTCAAAGTTCGGGTCGAAACATCATCTGGGGAGAAAGTGCTCACGACCTCCTGGTTGGTGGGGTGCGATGGTTCACGGTCGACCGTTCGCAAGACGCTCGGCATTCCCTTCGAGGGTTACGGCCACGAGGAGAACTTCTTCATCGTGGACATCAGTGCTGATCTGCCTTTCCCCAACGAGCGACACTTCCACTTCGACCCGGAGTTCAACCCCGGCCGAACCGTTCTCATCCATCCTCAGCCGAACTCCACGTGGCATCTCGACTGGCAGGTCGGGCCGGACGTCGACGCTGAAGAGGAGAAGGCATCCGGAAGGCTCGACCAGCGAATTCGGTCGATCATCGGAGGCGTCGACTACGACCTGCACTGGTTCACGACCTACCAGTTCAAGCAGCTGCGTGCCCGTGACTTCCGCAAGGGGCGCTGCTTCCTTGTCGGCGATGCCGCGCACCTGACAAGCCCCTATGGGGCGAGAGGCATGAACTCGGGTCTCGCTGACGCAGAGAACCTTGCGTGGCGCCTGGCGCTTGTCGTACGTGGCGATGCAGCTGAGAGCCTTCTGGACGGCTACAGCACCGAGCGTGAGTACACTTCTACGGAGAACCTCGAAATCACTGGCGCGACTGCACGATTCATGTGCCCCGGTACAACTCGGGAACGCCTCACTCGTCGGGCCACACTGGCAATCGCTAGGATGATCCCCGCTGCCCGTAGTCGGGTTGACTCCGGGCAGATCTATGCCGCCGTCACGTACCCACCCGCGCTCCTCGGGTCGAATACCGAAGACAGTAGCGGTGTATCTGTCGGCACAATTGCCCCGGACAGCGTCATCCGAGCTGCCGACTCGTCTGTCACCAGGCTCGGGCAGCTCCTGCGCCACGGCGTTGCCCTGTTGATCTTCGCCGGCAGTGATCCCGCCCGACCCGGCGATGTTGCGAGGGATGTTCTCGACTCGGTACCGCCCGAACTGCCCTTCACTGTCGTGGAAGTCGTGCGTGGCGTGCCATCCGATACAGGCACCAGCCGTCACGTCCGAGTTCACGATGTCGACGGGTCCCTGCATGCGCAATGGTGTCCTCCGAGGGTTCCGGCCGACGGGCTGGCATACATCATTCGGCCGGACGCGTATGTCGCCGCACGGTCACCGTTGAACTCGAGACGAATCACCAACGCCCTCGACTCGATCTTCGAACTCCGAGTACCCGAGAAAGGAATGGTCCAATGA